The Gemmatimonas aurantiaca T-27 DNA segment CACCGTCAGCCGCGCGACGGCACGGCGAGCCGATAGCCGGCACCGCGCACCGTCGACAAAAGCGGCACGTCACCGTCGGCATCGACCTTTCGCCGCAAGCGGGCGATGTACACATCGATCACATTGCTCATCGGATCGAAGTTGTCGTCCCACGCGTGTTCGCCGATGAATTCGCGCGTCAGCACCCGGCCGGGTGCCCGCATGAGCACCTCCAGCACGGCGAACTCCTTGGTCGTGAGGGTGATCACGCGCCCGTTGCGACCGGCCTCACGCGTGGCTGGATCGAGCACGAGGTCTTCCACCCGCAGCAGCGTGGGGGCGGCATGGTCCGGTCGACGCATCAGCGCCCGCACGCGCGCCACCAGTTCGCCCAGCGCATACGGTTTGACGAGATAGTCGTCGGCGCCGAGATCGAGTCCGGCAATGCGATCTTCGACCGCATCCCGCGCCGTGGCCATCAACACACGCGGCGCCGGTGTTCGCGCACGCAGTGCCGTGCACAGCACAAATCCGTCGTCATCGGGTAGTCGAATGTCGAGCACGACGACATCGTACGGGCTGACGGCCGCGAGCGAACGCGCCATCTTCCCCGTGCCCGCCGGATCTACCGCAAATCCGGACGCCCGAAGGAACGCCGTTGCACTCTCGCGCAATGTGTCGTCGTCTTCCACCAGCAGCACTCGCATTCGAAGGAATCTATCGGCGATTATGACGGGCGCATGAACGGCAGACGACGGAAGATCGAGACACCCACGGGGGAGTGGGCCGCCGCCAGGCCACAGGCACGCCCGCGCATCGGGGTGGTGCTCGGTGGGGGCGCGCTCAAAGGCATAGCGCACATTGGAGCGCTGCGGGCCCTCGAGGAGGCCGGCATCGTGCCCACGCTCTATGCGGGTACCAGCATCGGCGCGATGATCGCCGCCGCCGCGGCGTCGGGGCGGTCCGCCACCGATCTCACCGAGCGCGCGAAGCACTTCCGCCGCCGCGACCTGTTCCGCATCAACCACATGGGCATGTTGATGGAGCGCATGCTGTCGCGCTCCATCTATCTCGAGGCACCACTCCGCACGCTGTGTGAGCTGCTGGTGGATGAAGGCACCTTCGACTCGTTCAAGGTGCCACTGTTGGTCACAGCCGTCGACATCGAGCGTGGCGTGCCCCTGGTGTTCGGGCGCCCCGGCTTACGCGACGTGAAGGTGCGTGATGCCGTGTACGCCTCCTGTGCCCTGCCCGGTTTCTTCCCGCCCGGTGTGGTGGGCAATCGCGTCTGCATCGACGGCGGCACCACCGACAACCTGCCGATCGGCATCGCGGCGCTCGAGGTCGATGCCCTGATCGCGGTGGATGTGGGCATGGCCGATGTGCCACTCGCCACCGGTGTGGCCGAGCAGGGGTTTGCGTCCATCTTCATGCGCGCGGCCGCCATGATGATGCATGAACAGCAGCAAAGTGTGCTCGATCACTGGGCCGCGCCGCCGCTGCTGCTCGTCCGGCCACCCGTGACACACATCGGCCCCTTCTCCTTCTCCCACGTCGCCGAACTCATTGAGCTCGGCTACCAGGCCACCCAGCAGGCCCTGGGCTCCCTCGATGAGATGCTGGCGGCCCCGGGTGGCGTATACCCGAGACGAGAAGTCAGGATTCGGGTGGATCGCGCGC contains these protein-coding regions:
- a CDS encoding patatin-like phospholipase family protein, whose translation is MNGRRRKIETPTGEWAAARPQARPRIGVVLGGGALKGIAHIGALRALEEAGIVPTLYAGTSIGAMIAAAAASGRSATDLTERAKHFRRRDLFRINHMGMLMERMLSRSIYLEAPLRTLCELLVDEGTFDSFKVPLLVTAVDIERGVPLVFGRPGLRDVKVRDAVYASCALPGFFPPGVVGNRVCIDGGTTDNLPIGIAALEVDALIAVDVGMADVPLATGVAEQGFASIFMRAAAMMMHEQQQSVLDHWAAPPLLLVRPPVTHIGPFSFSHVAELIELGYQATQQALGSLDEMLAAPGGVYPRREVRIRVDRALCTGCGICVATAPELMALDREQKAFPLLPIHEFSPADAAFARCCPEEAIRVETSTAAEMSVMGPFV
- a CDS encoding response regulator transcription factor, producing the protein MRVLLVEDDDTLRESATAFLRASGFAVDPAGTGKMARSLAAVSPYDVVVLDIRLPDDDGFVLCTALRARTPAPRVLMATARDAVEDRIAGLDLGADDYLVKPYALGELVARVRALMRRPDHAAPTLLRVEDLVLDPATREAGRNGRVITLTTKEFAVLEVLMRAPGRVLTREFIGEHAWDDNFDPMSNVIDVYIARLRRKVDADGDVPLLSTVRGAGYRLAVPSRG